A single Roseinatronobacter monicus DNA region contains:
- the sseA gene encoding 3-mercaptopyruvate sulfurtransferase has product MDDPKTLVSTEWLAAHLNDPDLRILDASWYLPQMGRDARAEYETGHIPGARFFDIDDISDHRSSLPHMAPPVEKFMSRMRAMGVGDGHQIVVYDGMGLFSAARVWWLFRLMGKTDVAVLDGGLPKWQSEGRPTEDMAPMLRDRHITVQRQAHMVKDVSQVAAAVKLRDWQILDARAPERFRGDAPEPREGLRAGHMPGALNLPFTALLNPDSTMKRGDALRAAFESAGVDLERQVITTCGSGVTAAVLSLGLEMLGHRAHALYDGSWSEWGQFPDLKVETG; this is encoded by the coding sequence ATGGATGATCCGAAAACACTGGTTTCAACCGAATGGTTGGCCGCGCATCTGAATGACCCGGATCTGCGCATACTCGATGCCAGTTGGTATCTGCCGCAGATGGGCCGGGATGCCCGCGCGGAATACGAGACTGGGCATATTCCGGGCGCGCGGTTCTTTGACATAGATGACATCAGTGACCACCGTTCCAGCCTGCCGCATATGGCCCCGCCGGTCGAGAAGTTCATGTCGCGCATGCGCGCGATGGGCGTGGGCGATGGCCACCAGATCGTGGTCTATGATGGGATGGGCCTGTTTTCCGCCGCGCGCGTCTGGTGGCTGTTTCGCCTGATGGGCAAGACCGATGTGGCAGTGCTGGATGGCGGCCTGCCCAAATGGCAGTCCGAGGGGCGCCCGACCGAAGACATGGCCCCCATGCTGCGCGACCGCCACATCACGGTGCAGCGACAGGCGCATATGGTGAAGGATGTCAGTCAGGTTGCCGCAGCGGTAAAACTGCGCGACTGGCAGATCCTGGACGCCCGCGCCCCAGAGCGTTTTCGTGGCGATGCGCCAGAGCCGCGCGAGGGCCTGCGCGCAGGCCATATGCCCGGTGCGCTGAACCTGCCGTTCACAGCCCTGCTGAACCCCGATAGCACCATGAAACGCGGCGATGCGTTGCGCGCGGCATTCGAAAGTGCGGGCGTTGATCTGGAGCGTCAGGTCATTACCACCTGCGGTTCCGGCGTGACAGCCGCCGTCCTGAGTCTTGGGCTGGAAATGCTCGGGCACCGCGCACATGCGCTTTATGACGGGTCATGGTCGGAATGGGGCCAGTTCCCTGATCTGAAGGTCGAAACCGGATGA
- a CDS encoding GNAT family N-acetyltransferase: MTTRHAGETVSYTVTFLEMTERPRYDWPHTPNGMTGALLKAEKPPVWYFRALYDAVGRDYAWTDLHTSEDDEIAIWLADPDVALYSLIDHGWPQGFFLLDWRQAGTCELSYFGLVPTSVGRGLGGWMLRTAILTAWARDGVNLLTVNTCTLDHPRALIQYQKHGFTPVRQEERERRLTREWTPKPS; this comes from the coding sequence ATGACGACACGACACGCAGGCGAAACAGTTTCCTACACTGTCACCTTTCTGGAAATGACCGAGCGGCCCCGCTATGACTGGCCGCACACCCCCAACGGCATGACGGGCGCCTTGTTAAAGGCCGAGAAGCCGCCAGTCTGGTATTTTCGTGCACTTTATGATGCTGTCGGGCGCGACTATGCGTGGACCGATCTGCATACCAGCGAGGATGACGAGATCGCCATCTGGCTGGCCGACCCTGATGTCGCGCTTTATTCGCTGATAGATCACGGTTGGCCGCAGGGGTTTTTCCTGCTCGACTGGCGGCAGGCGGGCACGTGCGAATTGTCCTATTTCGGGCTGGTGCCGACATCTGTTGGGCGGGGCTTGGGCGGTTGGATGCTGCGCACTGCGATTCTGACAGCTTGGGCGCGCGACGGGGTCAATCTGCTAACCGTCAATACCTGCACATTGGACCACCCCCGCGCATTGATCCAATACCAGAAACACGGGTTCACACCTGTCAGGCAGGAAGAGCGGGAACGCCGCCTGACCCGCGAATGGACACCCAAACCAAGCTGA
- a CDS encoding aromatic amino acid transaminase encodes MFETLPQPKLDGIIAMMQAFAEDPRMGKIDLGVGVYRDEAGRTPVLQAVKAAERRCVETQESKSYLSLAGDQAFLDTMETLLLGGAVPSARVAAVGTPGGTSAVRQICELIRSARPEAVVWVSAQTWPNHAPLIAASGLEMRPYRYLDSDKGGLDHMGLFADLEQVAAGDVVLLHGCCHNPTGVDLSAQDWAEIAALLERRGAVPFIDMAYQGFGEGLDADAGGLRHLAARLPEVLVAASCSKNFGLYRERVGLAMAIVPEAVRANLAGALAGLNRKVFAFPPDHGGRVVSTILGDTALRTLWQNELEEMRLRVAQNRQALAQALQAETNSDRFASVATQRGMFSLLPLSSDQVAQLRAEHGIYMLGDGRANLAGLNDFSIPVCAQAIAKVLR; translated from the coding sequence ATGTTTGAGACACTCCCCCAGCCCAAACTGGATGGAATCATCGCCATGATGCAGGCCTTTGCCGAAGACCCGCGCATGGGCAAGATTGACCTTGGCGTGGGCGTTTACCGCGACGAGGCAGGCCGCACGCCGGTGCTGCAAGCGGTCAAGGCAGCCGAGCGTCGATGCGTCGAGACGCAGGAGAGCAAAAGCTATCTGTCACTGGCAGGCGATCAGGCGTTTCTGGACACGATGGAAACCCTGCTTCTGGGCGGGGCGGTCCCCTCTGCGCGCGTCGCCGCTGTGGGCACGCCCGGCGGGACATCGGCCGTGCGCCAGATTTGCGAGTTGATCCGCAGCGCGCGACCCGAGGCGGTTGTCTGGGTCAGCGCCCAGACATGGCCCAACCATGCGCCCCTGATTGCGGCGTCGGGGCTGGAGATGCGCCCCTACCGCTATCTGGACAGTGACAAGGGCGGGCTGGATCATATGGGCCTGTTTGCCGATCTTGAACAGGTCGCAGCGGGCGATGTCGTGTTGCTGCATGGCTGCTGCCATAACCCCACGGGCGTCGATCTGAGTGCGCAGGATTGGGCGGAAATTGCGGCCCTGCTGGAGCGGCGCGGGGCGGTACCCTTCATCGACATGGCCTATCAGGGGTTCGGCGAGGGGCTGGACGCAGATGCAGGCGGATTGCGCCATCTGGCCGCGCGCCTGCCCGAAGTGCTGGTCGCCGCCAGTTGTTCCAAGAATTTCGGGCTTTACCGCGAACGGGTCGGCCTTGCGATGGCGATCGTGCCCGAAGCCGTACGGGCCAATCTGGCCGGTGCGCTGGCCGGATTGAACCGCAAGGTTTTTGCCTTTCCACCCGATCACGGCGGGCGGGTTGTGAGCACAATTCTGGGCGACACGGCCCTGCGCACCCTTTGGCAAAACGAGCTGGAGGAGATGCGCCTGCGCGTTGCGCAAAACCGACAGGCGCTGGCGCAAGCCTTGCAGGCGGAAACAAACTCGGACCGGTTTGCAAGTGTTGCAACACAACGCGGGATGTTCTCGCTGCTGCCACTCTCGAGCGATCAGGTGGCGCAGCTGCGCGCGGAACACGGGATCTATATGCTGGGGGACGGGCGGGCGAATCTGGCCGGACTGAATGACTTCAGCATTCCGGTATGCGCACAGGCGATTGCCAAAGTGCTGCGTTGA
- the xseA gene encoding exodeoxyribonuclease VII large subunit, with protein sequence MDLIDEPVSNTPEFSVSEISGAVKRVLEGEFGRVRVRGEVGRVVVARTGHMYFDLKDDRAVIASVSWKGQVARMTVKPEEGMEVIATGRLTTFAPQSKYQLQVESVEPAGAGALMAMLEKRKAALAAEGLFAPERKKRLPYLPRVIGVVTSPQGAVIRDILHRLQDRFGVYVLLWPVAVQGQGCAPEVARAIAGFNALPQGGDILRPDVVIVARGGGSIEDLWGFNEEIVVRAVAASDIPLISAVGHETDTTLIDHAADQRAPTPSAAAEIAVPVHADLLAHVAGLDARLIRAAAQSVSQRRQRLSDMARALPRADTLLAPATQRFDQWAERFPGSLRALMATKSQELRSTAAGLRATTIRFQIDKSREQLETRSTRAARAITAQLDQQSTRLAALERLRQSLGYPATLQRGYAVVRDAQGTVLTKAADAAKAQMLEIEFADASLAAIPQKTSKPQKPKSTPPPPQQGSLF encoded by the coding sequence ATGGATCTGATCGACGAACCCGTCAGCAACACCCCTGAATTTTCAGTCTCGGAAATATCCGGGGCGGTCAAGCGCGTGCTGGAGGGGGAATTCGGGCGCGTACGCGTGCGCGGCGAAGTCGGGCGCGTGGTCGTGGCGCGCACAGGGCATATGTATTTCGACCTCAAGGATGACCGCGCGGTGATCGCCAGTGTCAGCTGGAAGGGGCAGGTCGCGCGCATGACCGTCAAACCGGAAGAGGGGATGGAGGTTATCGCAACCGGTCGGCTGACCACCTTTGCCCCGCAATCAAAATACCAGCTTCAGGTCGAAAGCGTCGAGCCTGCGGGCGCAGGCGCGCTGATGGCTATGCTGGAAAAACGCAAGGCCGCATTGGCCGCCGAGGGGCTGTTCGCGCCCGAGCGGAAAAAACGCCTGCCCTATCTGCCGCGCGTGATCGGTGTTGTCACCTCGCCGCAGGGGGCGGTGATTCGGGACATTCTGCACCGGTTGCAGGACCGGTTTGGCGTGTATGTGCTGCTCTGGCCTGTTGCGGTGCAGGGGCAAGGTTGCGCCCCAGAGGTTGCGCGCGCAATTGCAGGTTTCAATGCATTGCCGCAAGGCGGGGACATCCTGCGCCCCGATGTGGTGATCGTCGCGCGCGGCGGTGGCTCGATCGAGGATCTCTGGGGGTTTAATGAGGAAATCGTCGTGCGCGCCGTTGCCGCAAGCGACATACCGCTAATTTCTGCGGTGGGCCATGAAACCGATACAACGCTGATTGACCATGCCGCAGATCAACGCGCCCCCACCCCGAGTGCTGCGGCGGAAATCGCGGTTCCGGTCCATGCTGATCTTCTGGCCCATGTCGCGGGCCTTGATGCGCGGCTGATCCGGGCGGCAGCCCAGTCCGTCAGCCAGCGTCGGCAGCGATTGTCAGATATGGCGCGCGCGCTGCCCCGCGCAGACACCCTTCTGGCGCCTGCAACCCAGCGCTTCGATCAATGGGCCGAGCGCTTTCCCGGCTCGCTGCGGGCGCTGATGGCAACCAAATCACAAGAGTTGCGCAGCACTGCCGCCGGTTTGCGGGCCACTACAATCCGGTTCCAGATCGACAAATCCCGCGAACAACTTGAAACCCGCAGCACCCGCGCAGCGCGCGCGATCACGGCGCAGCTTGACCAACAGTCCACCCGCCTTGCCGCACTCGAACGCCTGCGCCAGTCGCTGGGCTATCCGGCCACATTGCAGCGCGGCTATGCTGTGGTGCGCGACGCGCAAGGCACTGTGCTGACCAAGGCCGCCGACGCTGCCAAGGCGCAGATGCTTGAAATAGAGTTCGCCGATGCAAGCCTTGCTGCCATCCCCCAAAAGACCAGCAAGCCGCAGAAGCCGAAATCCACGCCACCACCGCCCCAGCAAGGCAGCTTGTTCTGA
- the purD gene encoding phosphoribosylamine--glycine ligase, translating into MNILVLGSGGREHALAWAILQNPKCDRLICAPGNAGMAMIAECADLDICDGSAVITFCEENAIDFVVIGPEAPLAAGVADRLRAVGLSRFGPSSAAARLEASKAFTKEICAAVGAPTARYAHFTQAPPARDYIRAQGAPIVVKADGLAAGKGVIVAMTEAEALDAVDTMFDGEFGAAGAEVVIEEFMDGEEASFFVLVDGETCLPIGTAQDHKRVGEGDTGPNTGGMGAYSPAPVLSDAIAQAALEQIIRPTMAEMARRGTPYQGVLYAGLMIRDGKPRLVEYNARFGDPEAQVLMMRLGAQALDLMLACAEGRLDEVAVNWADDHALTVVMAAQGYPGAYAKGSEIRGLENCPSDSAHMVFHAGTQADGARVVANGGRVLNVTARGSTLAEAHAHAYDMVDQIDWPEGFCRRDIGWRAL; encoded by the coding sequence ATGAATATTCTGGTTCTGGGCAGTGGCGGGCGTGAACATGCGCTGGCATGGGCCATTTTGCAAAACCCCAAATGTGACCGGCTGATCTGTGCGCCGGGCAATGCGGGCATGGCGATGATCGCGGAATGCGCTGATCTGGATATCTGCGATGGCAGCGCCGTGATCACGTTCTGCGAAGAGAACGCGATTGATTTTGTTGTCATCGGGCCGGAAGCGCCCTTGGCGGCAGGGGTGGCCGACCGGTTGCGCGCCGTGGGTCTTAGTCGCTTTGGCCCCTCGTCGGCGGCCGCACGACTGGAAGCCTCAAAGGCCTTTACCAAAGAGATTTGCGCCGCAGTTGGGGCCCCGACCGCGCGTTACGCCCATTTCACCCAAGCCCCGCCCGCGCGTGACTATATCCGCGCGCAAGGCGCGCCGATTGTTGTCAAGGCCGATGGTCTGGCCGCAGGCAAAGGCGTGATCGTTGCCATGACTGAGGCCGAAGCACTGGACGCCGTCGACACCATGTTTGACGGCGAGTTCGGGGCCGCTGGGGCAGAAGTGGTGATCGAGGAATTCATGGACGGCGAGGAGGCCAGTTTCTTTGTGCTGGTGGATGGTGAAACCTGCCTGCCCATCGGCACCGCGCAGGATCACAAGCGTGTGGGCGAGGGCGACACCGGGCCAAATACAGGCGGGATGGGGGCGTACTCCCCCGCTCCGGTTCTGAGTGATGCGATTGCGCAGGCTGCACTCGAGCAGATCATCCGCCCCACAATGGCCGAGATGGCGCGGCGTGGCACGCCGTATCAGGGTGTGCTCTATGCAGGTCTGATGATCAGAGACGGCAAGCCGCGGCTGGTGGAATATAACGCGCGATTTGGCGACCCAGAAGCGCAAGTGCTGATGATGCGGTTGGGCGCGCAGGCACTGGACCTGATGCTGGCCTGCGCCGAAGGGCGGTTGGATGAGGTTGCGGTCAACTGGGCGGATGACCATGCCTTGACGGTGGTTATGGCCGCACAGGGTTATCCGGGTGCCTATGCCAAGGGCAGCGAGATCAGGGGGCTGGAAAATTGCCCGTCAGACAGCGCGCATATGGTGTTTCACGCAGGCACGCAGGCAGACGGGGCGCGGGTGGTGGCCAATGGCGGGCGAGTGCTGAATGTAACCGCGCGCGGGTCCACATTGGCCGAGGCACATGCGCACGCCTATGACATGGTGGATCAGATCGACTGGCCCGAAGGGTTTTGTCGCCGCGATATCGGCTGGCGCGCGCTGTAA
- a CDS encoding alkane 1-monooxygenase has product MPLFPFALAALTPVILLGLGAVQGGIWIWLALGYISIMAFALDEIVHLLTPPSDPDGSAASANALSVALAVSHFGLLALGVMAVSGATGLSMAERIAAFLGFGLFFGQISIANAHELIHRTGRGLFSLGKWVFISMLYGHVTTSHRLLHHPHVATPKDPNFPPKGTSFYRYLPRSLWRNFTEGYRVEQVRAARSGRMNPYATYLGGAFAVLALGWLALGWAGVAALVGFGGYAQFQHAMVDYLQHYGLARRELPDGSYAPQQTHHSWNSPHWFSALMTVNVTRHSDHHAHPGRIYPALRLTPDMPMLPYSLPAMGVIALLPSLWFKMMDRRVDRVLAKAQGELE; this is encoded by the coding sequence ATGCCCCTTTTCCCTTTTGCGCTTGCTGCGCTTACCCCCGTCATTTTGCTGGGCCTTGGCGCGGTGCAGGGTGGCATATGGATATGGCTGGCACTGGGCTATATTTCAATCATGGCCTTTGCGCTGGATGAGATTGTTCATCTGCTCACCCCCCCATCTGACCCGGACGGCAGCGCAGCCTCGGCCAATGCGCTGTCCGTGGCGCTGGCGGTCAGCCATTTCGGGCTTCTGGCCTTGGGTGTGATGGCTGTAAGCGGCGCAACTGGACTGAGCATGGCCGAACGTATCGCTGCCTTTCTTGGCTTTGGCTTATTCTTCGGGCAGATCAGCATCGCCAATGCGCATGAGTTGATCCACCGCACCGGTCGCGGTTTGTTTAGCTTGGGCAAGTGGGTGTTCATTTCCATGCTCTACGGCCATGTCACCACCTCGCACCGGCTGTTGCACCATCCGCATGTCGCAACCCCAAAAGACCCGAATTTTCCGCCCAAGGGCACCAGTTTCTACCGCTACCTGCCCCGCAGCCTATGGCGCAATTTCACTGAGGGGTACCGCGTGGAACAGGTCCGCGCCGCGCGCTCCGGGCGGATGAACCCTTATGCGACATATCTGGGCGGGGCCTTTGCGGTGCTGGCGCTTGGCTGGCTTGCGCTGGGGTGGGCGGGTGTCGCGGCCTTGGTGGGGTTCGGGGGCTATGCGCAATTCCAGCACGCAATGGTCGATTACCTCCAGCATTATGGCCTTGCTCGCCGCGAATTGCCCGATGGCAGCTACGCGCCGCAGCAAACACATCACAGCTGGAACAGTCCGCATTGGTTTTCAGCGCTGATGACTGTCAATGTCACCCGCCACTCTGACCACCACGCACATCCGGGGCGAATCTATCCGGCCTTGCGTCTGACGCCGGATATGCCGATGCTGCCCTATAGCTTGCCCGCGATGGGTGTGATTGCGTTGCTGCCGTCGCTATGGTTCAAGATGATGGACCGGCGCGTTGACCGTGTTCTGGCCAAGGCACAAGGAGAGCTCGAATGA
- the ftsY gene encoding signal recognition particle-docking protein FtsY: protein MSFFKKLKERMFRSSSKLDEGLEALVDDTGEDLPPPPQAPDNPDVVPEPRPAPDPAQPQPAKPGLIDRMLSRDDAPRRVLDDDMLERLEELLIQSDMGVETAMRVSANLAEGRFGRKMSVNEIKSALADEITRIMDPVAKPMPLYAARPQVVLVVGVNGAGKTTTIGKLASQFREAGKSVMIAAGDTFRAAAVEQLQIWGTRAGVPVMTAPEGSDPASLAYDALARAKAEGVDLLMIDTAGRLQNRADLMEELAKILRVLRKLDPDAPHNTLLVLDATTGQNALNQVEIFRKLADVTGLVMTKLDGTARGGVLVALADRFGLPIHAIGVGEQIDDLQAFDPEEFAAALIGTDLQA, encoded by the coding sequence ATGTCGTTTTTCAAGAAGCTGAAAGAGCGGATGTTCCGCTCCTCCTCGAAACTCGACGAGGGGCTGGAAGCGCTTGTGGACGACACGGGCGAAGACCTGCCGCCGCCCCCGCAAGCCCCGGACAACCCCGATGTCGTGCCAGAGCCGCGACCTGCACCCGACCCCGCACAGCCCCAGCCCGCGAAACCCGGACTGATTGACCGGATGCTCAGCCGCGATGATGCACCGCGCCGGGTGCTGGATGACGACATGCTGGAACGGCTGGAAGAGTTGCTGATCCAGTCTGACATGGGTGTGGAAACCGCCATGCGCGTCAGTGCCAATCTGGCCGAGGGGCGCTTTGGGCGCAAAATGTCGGTGAACGAGATCAAGTCAGCGCTGGCTGATGAAATCACCCGCATCATGGACCCTGTGGCCAAGCCCATGCCCCTCTATGCCGCGCGCCCGCAAGTCGTGCTGGTGGTGGGGGTAAATGGCGCGGGCAAGACTACGACAATCGGCAAATTGGCCAGCCAGTTCCGCGAGGCCGGAAAATCGGTGATGATCGCGGCAGGCGATACATTCCGCGCCGCCGCAGTCGAGCAGTTGCAAATCTGGGGCACCCGCGCTGGTGTGCCAGTGATGACCGCGCCAGAGGGATCAGACCCGGCAAGCCTTGCCTATGACGCGCTGGCGCGGGCCAAAGCGGAAGGCGTGGATTTGCTGATGATTGACACCGCCGGACGGCTGCAAAACCGCGCCGATCTGATGGAGGAGCTGGCCAAAATCCTGCGCGTGCTGCGCAAGCTGGACCCAGATGCGCCCCACAACACATTGCTGGTGCTGGATGCGACGACAGGGCAGAACGCCCTTAATCAGGTCGAGATATTCCGCAAGCTGGCAGATGTCACAGGGCTGGTCATGACCAAGCTTGATGGCACGGCGCGCGGTGGTGTTCTGGTGGCGTTGGCAGACCGGTTCGGCCTGCCGATCCATGCCATCGGTGTGGGCGAGCAGATCGACGATTTGCAGGCGTTTGATCCCGAAGAATTTGCGGCCGCGCTGATCGGCACCGACCTTCAGGCGTGA
- a CDS encoding YqgE/AlgH family protein produces the protein MTQLIGKLLIAMPSMPDPRFAHSVVFLCAHSESGAMGVIINKPLPDLNLIKLMEHLNIEATEAGRGLGSDAVDGPVHFGGPVETSRGFVLHSPDFFNAEGSLQVSDGIVLSTSVEVLAEMARGQGPAQSIVALGYAGWGPEQLDGEIQAGGWLIADGVPDMLFGTEDAGKWSAALGQIGVDPRLLSGASGHA, from the coding sequence ATGACACAACTTATCGGAAAACTGCTGATCGCCATGCCGTCAATGCCGGACCCCCGATTCGCGCATTCAGTGGTGTTTTTATGCGCCCATTCCGAGAGCGGCGCTATGGGCGTAATCATCAACAAACCGTTGCCAGATCTGAACCTGATCAAACTGATGGAACATCTGAACATTGAGGCCACCGAGGCAGGCAGAGGGCTTGGCTCGGATGCGGTTGATGGCCCTGTGCATTTCGGCGGTCCGGTCGAAACCTCGCGCGGGTTCGTGCTGCATTCGCCGGATTTCTTCAATGCAGAAGGCAGTTTGCAAGTGTCTGACGGAATCGTTCTGAGTACATCTGTGGAAGTGCTGGCCGAGATGGCGCGCGGGCAGGGGCCAGCGCAGTCGATCGTGGCCCTTGGCTATGCCGGATGGGGGCCTGAGCAACTGGACGGTGAAATTCAGGCAGGTGGCTGGCTGATTGCTGACGGTGTGCCAGATATGCTGTTTGGCACAGAGGATGCGGGCAAGTGGAGCGCCGCGCTTGGGCAGATCGGGGTTGATCCGCGGCTTTTATCCGGGGCGTCGGGTCACGCCTGA
- a CDS encoding protein-disulfide reductase DsbD domain-containing protein, translating to MFRTLATLCALAAPFAGHAQAPHPSEIIEANMRPGWKTDAGTYMAALHLQLAQDWITYWRHPGESGIAPKLDISASRNLAGARILWPEPRLFIMAGFASIGYADDIVLPIELTPIDPSLPVELNATLSVGVCADICIPVDLSLNAAVNGKGAPDGVIAAALTHRPRDASTAGLNGISCAISPDKRGLRLSASLQMPPQGTDEFVLVEMLGTTMPARVMPTQRQGDTLTGQTLFRTKTGGSIDRSAVRISVVSEHGTTVHQGCALSD from the coding sequence ATGTTTCGCACCCTCGCTACCCTTTGCGCTTTGGCGGCCCCGTTTGCGGGCCATGCACAGGCACCGCATCCCTCCGAGATTATCGAGGCCAATATGCGTCCCGGTTGGAAAACCGATGCGGGCACCTATATGGCCGCGCTGCATTTGCAACTGGCCCAAGACTGGATCACCTATTGGCGCCATCCGGGCGAAAGCGGGATCGCGCCCAAGCTGGATATTTCCGCATCCCGAAATCTGGCGGGCGCGCGCATTCTGTGGCCGGAACCCCGACTGTTTATAATGGCAGGCTTTGCCAGCATCGGCTACGCCGATGACATCGTTCTGCCCATCGAGCTGACCCCCATCGACCCAAGCCTGCCGGTAGAGTTGAATGCCACCCTGTCTGTCGGGGTCTGCGCTGACATTTGCATTCCGGTCGATCTGTCGCTGAATGCAGCGGTAAATGGCAAAGGCGCGCCAGACGGTGTGATCGCAGCCGCATTGACCCACCGCCCACGCGATGCGAGCACCGCAGGATTGAACGGGATCAGTTGCGCCATCAGCCCCGACAAGCGCGGATTGCGGCTGAGTGCCAGCCTGCAAATGCCGCCACAAGGCACTGACGAATTTGTATTGGTTGAAATGCTGGGCACGACGATGCCGGCGCGGGTAATGCCGACGCAGCGTCAGGGCGACACGTTGACCGGACAGACATTGTTTCGCACCAAGACCGGCGGGTCCATTGACCGATCGGCCGTGCGGATCAGCGTGGTCAGCGAACACGGAACAACTGTGCATCAGGGCTGCGCGCTGTCAGACTGA